From the Mangifera indica cultivar Alphonso chromosome 10, CATAS_Mindica_2.1, whole genome shotgun sequence genome, one window contains:
- the LOC123227072 gene encoding MLO-like protein 6 isoform X2 encodes MLMGFLSFLLTVSQGLISEICVPKSIGDSWHPCSKKEEDEKYPGSRRLLSFLDPTSSTRRILAAAKEDVCAAKGKVALISAYGVHQLHIFIFILAIFHIVYCITILALGRTKMRKWKVWEDETKTIEYQYYNDPDRFRFTRDTSFGRRHLTMWSESAFSLWIVSFFRQFFGSVTKVDYLTLRHGFIMAHLAPGSETKFDFNKYISRSLEEDFIVVVGISPILWFVAMLFLLTNTNGWFAYLWLPFIPLIIILLVGAKLQVIITKLGLRIQDQGDVVRGAPVVKPGDDLFWFGRPRFLLFLIHLVLFQNAFQLAFFIWSTYEFTIKSCFHYRVEEIVIRVAMGIIIHIVCSYVTLPLYALVTQMGSTMKPTVFNDRVAAALKNWHQAAKKHTKHGKHSEATTPFSSRPQTPTHRMSPVHLLQNYPNRSSDSYHPSPARPSNFDHERWDPESLHLHSPNHYEINESHHHGDSTASEQEMVAKPVPEPGSMQLPPGPGPIQTQHKINMSSSEFSFGK; translated from the exons ATGCTTATGGGATTTTTATCCTTCCTGTTAACGGTTTCACAAGGATTGATTTCTGAAATTTGTGTTCCAAAGAGCATTGGAGACTCATGGCATCCCTGCAGcaaaaaggaagaagatgagaaaTATCCAGGCAGTCGAAGACTTCTTTCCTTCTTGGATCCAACCTCAAGCACTCGCCGAATTTTAGCAGCAGCGAAGGAGGACGTATGTGCGGCAAAG GGTAAAGTTGCACTGATATCTGCATATGGTGTTCACCAGCtccatattttcatatttatattagcTATCTTTCATATTGTCTACTGCATCACCATCTTGGCTTTGGGAAGAACCAAG ATGAGGAAATGGAAGGTTTGGGAGGACGAGACGAAGACCATTGAGTACCAATACTACAACG ATCCAGACAGGTTTAGATTTACAAGAGACACGTCATTTGGGCGTAGACATTTGACCATGTGGAGTGAGTCAGCATTTAGCCTATGGATT GTTAGCTTCTTTAGGCAATTCTTTGGATCTGTGACCAAAGTTGATTACCTCACACTGAGACATGGATTTATCATG GCACATTTGGCACCTGGAAgtgaaacaaaatttgattttaataaatacatcAGCAGATCACTTGAAGAAGATTTCATAGTTGTGGTGGGCATCAG TCCGATTCTGTGGTTTGTTGCAATGTTGTTCTTGCTCACCAACACAAAtg GATGGTTTGCTTATCTTTGGTTACCATTCATTCCCTTGATT ATAATTCTGCTGGTAGGCGCAAAGCTGCAAGTGATCATAACTAAGCTGGGACTGCGGATTCAAGACCAAGGTGATGTAGTGAGGGGTGCGCCGGTGGTGAAGCCGGGGGACGATCTTTTCTGGTTCGGACGACCGCGGTTCCTTCTCTTTCTCATCCACTTGGTTCTTTTTCAAAATGCATTTCAGCTCGCCTTCTTCATATGGAGTACG TATGAATTCACCATAAAATCTTGCTTCCACTACAGAGTAGAAGAGATTGTCATTAGAGTGGCAATGGG GATTATCATACACATTGTGTGCAGTTACGTGACACTGCCACTCTATGCTTTAGTGACTCAA ATGGGTTCGACAATGAAACCTACAGTCTTCAACGATCGAGTAGCGGCAGCGCTCAAAAACTGGCATCAGGCAGCGAAAAAACACACAAAACATGGCAAACATTCGGAGGCGACAACGCCTTTTTCAAGCAGGCCTCAAACGCCAACTCATAGAATGTCCCCGGTTCATCTTCTACAGAACTACCCCAACCGCAGCTCTGACAGTTACCATCCGTCGCCGGCAAGGCCTTCCAACTTCGATCACGAACGATGGGACCCCGAGAGCCTCCATTTGCATTCACCTAACCACTATGAAATCAATGAGTCTCACCATCATGGAGATTCAACCGCCAGTGAACAAGAAATGGTGGCAAAGCCAGTGCCAGAACCAGGCTCAATGCAATTGCCTCCAGGACCTGGCCCTATCCAGACACAACACAAAATCAATATGAGTTCTTCGGAATTTTCATTTGGTAAATGA
- the LOC123227072 gene encoding MLO-like protein 6 isoform X1, producing the protein MADERTLEETPTWALAVVCFCLIAISIFIEHLIHMVGKWLDKKHKRALFEALEKVKAELMLMGFLSFLLTVSQGLISEICVPKSIGDSWHPCSKKEEDEKYPGSRRLLSFLDPTSSTRRILAAAKEDVCAAKGKVALISAYGVHQLHIFIFILAIFHIVYCITILALGRTKMRKWKVWEDETKTIEYQYYNDPDRFRFTRDTSFGRRHLTMWSESAFSLWIVSFFRQFFGSVTKVDYLTLRHGFIMAHLAPGSETKFDFNKYISRSLEEDFIVVVGISPILWFVAMLFLLTNTNGWFAYLWLPFIPLIIILLVGAKLQVIITKLGLRIQDQGDVVRGAPVVKPGDDLFWFGRPRFLLFLIHLVLFQNAFQLAFFIWSTYEFTIKSCFHYRVEEIVIRVAMGIIIHIVCSYVTLPLYALVTQMGSTMKPTVFNDRVAAALKNWHQAAKKHTKHGKHSEATTPFSSRPQTPTHRMSPVHLLQNYPNRSSDSYHPSPARPSNFDHERWDPESLHLHSPNHYEINESHHHGDSTASEQEMVAKPVPEPGSMQLPPGPGPIQTQHKINMSSSEFSFGK; encoded by the exons ATGGCAGATGAACGTACGTTGGAGGAAACTCCAACCTGGGCTCTTGCTGTGGTATGCTTTTGTCTGATTGCCATATCCATCTTCATCGAACATCTCATTCACATGGTGGGAAAG TGGTTGGATAAGAAACACAAGCGAGCTCTTTTTGAAGCACTCGAGAAAGTCAAGGCAG AACTGATGCTTATGGGATTTTTATCCTTCCTGTTAACGGTTTCACAAGGATTGATTTCTGAAATTTGTGTTCCAAAGAGCATTGGAGACTCATGGCATCCCTGCAGcaaaaaggaagaagatgagaaaTATCCAGGCAGTCGAAGACTTCTTTCCTTCTTGGATCCAACCTCAAGCACTCGCCGAATTTTAGCAGCAGCGAAGGAGGACGTATGTGCGGCAAAG GGTAAAGTTGCACTGATATCTGCATATGGTGTTCACCAGCtccatattttcatatttatattagcTATCTTTCATATTGTCTACTGCATCACCATCTTGGCTTTGGGAAGAACCAAG ATGAGGAAATGGAAGGTTTGGGAGGACGAGACGAAGACCATTGAGTACCAATACTACAACG ATCCAGACAGGTTTAGATTTACAAGAGACACGTCATTTGGGCGTAGACATTTGACCATGTGGAGTGAGTCAGCATTTAGCCTATGGATT GTTAGCTTCTTTAGGCAATTCTTTGGATCTGTGACCAAAGTTGATTACCTCACACTGAGACATGGATTTATCATG GCACATTTGGCACCTGGAAgtgaaacaaaatttgattttaataaatacatcAGCAGATCACTTGAAGAAGATTTCATAGTTGTGGTGGGCATCAG TCCGATTCTGTGGTTTGTTGCAATGTTGTTCTTGCTCACCAACACAAAtg GATGGTTTGCTTATCTTTGGTTACCATTCATTCCCTTGATT ATAATTCTGCTGGTAGGCGCAAAGCTGCAAGTGATCATAACTAAGCTGGGACTGCGGATTCAAGACCAAGGTGATGTAGTGAGGGGTGCGCCGGTGGTGAAGCCGGGGGACGATCTTTTCTGGTTCGGACGACCGCGGTTCCTTCTCTTTCTCATCCACTTGGTTCTTTTTCAAAATGCATTTCAGCTCGCCTTCTTCATATGGAGTACG TATGAATTCACCATAAAATCTTGCTTCCACTACAGAGTAGAAGAGATTGTCATTAGAGTGGCAATGGG GATTATCATACACATTGTGTGCAGTTACGTGACACTGCCACTCTATGCTTTAGTGACTCAA ATGGGTTCGACAATGAAACCTACAGTCTTCAACGATCGAGTAGCGGCAGCGCTCAAAAACTGGCATCAGGCAGCGAAAAAACACACAAAACATGGCAAACATTCGGAGGCGACAACGCCTTTTTCAAGCAGGCCTCAAACGCCAACTCATAGAATGTCCCCGGTTCATCTTCTACAGAACTACCCCAACCGCAGCTCTGACAGTTACCATCCGTCGCCGGCAAGGCCTTCCAACTTCGATCACGAACGATGGGACCCCGAGAGCCTCCATTTGCATTCACCTAACCACTATGAAATCAATGAGTCTCACCATCATGGAGATTCAACCGCCAGTGAACAAGAAATGGTGGCAAAGCCAGTGCCAGAACCAGGCTCAATGCAATTGCCTCCAGGACCTGGCCCTATCCAGACACAACACAAAATCAATATGAGTTCTTCGGAATTTTCATTTGGTAAATGA
- the LOC123227132 gene encoding tetraspanin-6-like: MYHFSNTVVGFLNLLTLLASIPIIGGGLWMARSSTTCESFLQTPLLVLGFIVFVISLAGFIGACFHVAWALWFYLVVMLFVIAALMGVTIFGFVVTSPGGGVQVPGRVYKEYHLQDYSSWLRNRIKEPEYWRTIRSCILGSKTCSKLASWTPIDYVQRDLSPIQSGCCKPPTSCIYDMATMVAQDPDCYRWNNAPTMLCYECDSCKAGVLEDVRRDWRRLSVVNIVIVIFLIGIYSIGCCAFQNIQWAQTGFPYGPNWMTKVRPTWDNYWWRW; this comes from the exons ATGTATCATTTTAGCAACACGGTCGTCGGTTTCTTGAATCTTTTGACACTCTTAGCTTCGATTCCGATCATCGGCGGTGGCCTATGGATGGCGAGGAGTAGCACAACCTGTGAAAGTTTCCTTCAAACTCCACTTCTAGTTTTAGGTTTCATTGTTTTTGTGATTTCTCTAGCTGGTTTCATTGGCGCATGTTTTCATGTAGCATGGGCGCTTTGGTTTTATCTAGTGGTGATGCTTTTTGTTATCGCCGCCTTAATGGGTGTCACCATTTTTGGATTTGTGGTGACAAGCCCCGGCGGCGGAGTTCAAGTTCCCGGCAGGGTTTACAAAGAGTACCATCTTCAAGATTATTCCTCGTGGTTGAGAAATAGGATCAAAGAGCCTGAATATTGGAGGACTATCAGAAGTTGCATATTGGGTTCAAAAACTTGCAGCAAACTTGCGTCTTGGACACCTATTGATTATGTTCAAAGAGACTTGTCTCCTATACAG TCTGGTTGTTGCAAGCCGCCAACTTCGTGTATATATGACATGGCAACAATGGTGGCTCAAGATCCGGATTGTTACCGGTGGAACAATGCTCCGACGATGCTGTGCTACGAGTGTGATTCGTGTAAAGCCGGAGTGCTTGAGGATGTAAGAAGGGACTGGCGGAGGCTCTCAGTTGTTAACATTGTGATAGTAATTTTTCTTATTGGGATTTATTCAATTGGATGCTGTGcctttcaaaatatacaatgggCACAAACGGGTTTCCCATATGGACCCAACTGGATGACCAAAGTCCGACCTACATGGGACAACTATTG GTGGAGGTGGTGA